The following coding sequences lie in one Tachysurus fulvidraco isolate hzauxx_2018 chromosome 19, HZAU_PFXX_2.0, whole genome shotgun sequence genomic window:
- the LOC113663764 gene encoding histone H2A-like yields MLYDRVLEEQRCYFGVVLTTYLNYKMSGRGKTGGKTRAKAKTRSSRAGLQFPVGRVHRLLRKGNYAQRVGAGAPVYLAAVLEYLTAEILELAGNAARDNKKTRIIPRHLQLAVRNDEELNKLLGGVTIAQGGVLPNIQAVLLPKKTEKAVKTK; encoded by the coding sequence ATGTTATATGACAGAGTGCTAGAAGAACAGCGCTGTTATTTCGGTGTTGTTCTTACAACGTATCTGAACTATAAGATGAGCGGAAGAGGCAAAACCGGCGGTAAAACTAGGGCTAAGGCCAAGACTCGTTCATCCAGGGCCGGACTGCAGTTCCCCGTGGGTCGTGTGCACAGGCTTCTGCGTAAAGGTAATTACGCCCAGCGCGTCGGTGCCGGCGCTCCGGTTTACTTGGCCGCTGTGCTCGAGTATCTGACTGCTGAGATCCTCGAATTGGCCGGTAACGCTGCCCGTGACAACAAGAAGACCCGTATCATTCCCCGTCACCTGCAGCTCGCTGTGCGTAACGACGAGGAGCTGAACAAACTGCTCGGAGGAGTGACCATCGCTCAGGGAGGTGTACTGCCCAACATTCAGGCCGTACTTCTGCCCAAGAAGACCGAGAAAGCCGTCAAGACCAAGTAA
- the LOC113663758 gene encoding histone H1-like codes for MAEVAPAPAAAPAKAPKKKAASRTRQTGPSVGELIVKAVSSSKERSGVSLAALKKALAAGGYDVEKNNSRVKLAVKGLVTKGTLVQTKGTGASGSFKLNKKQTEVKKPAKKAAPKATKAVAKKPAAAKKPKKVAAKKPAAKKSPKKTKKPVAAVKKATKSPKKAKKPATPKKAAKSPKRAKKLATPKKVKAVKPKAAKAKKAPKKK; via the coding sequence atggctgaAGTCGCTCCCGCTCCCGCCGCTGCGCCGGCCAAAGCGCCCAAGAAGAAGGCAGCTTCAAGGACCAGGCAAACAGGCCCTAGCGTCGGCGAGCTCATCGTCAAAGCGGTTTCCTCGTCCAAGGAGAGAAGCGGCGTGTCTCTTGCCGCCCTGAAAAAAGCTTTGGCTGCCGGCGGATACGACGTGGAGAAGAACAACTCTCGCGTCAAGCTCGCCGTCAAGGGCCTCGTTACTAAAGGCACTCTGGTGCAGACCAAAGGGACCGGCGCGTCTGGATCTTTCAAGCTGAACAAGAAGCAGACCGAAGTGAAGAAGCCCGCAAAGAAAGCCGCGCCCAAAGCGACAAAGGCGGTCGCCAAAAAGCCCGCCGCGGCTAAGAAGCCCAAGAAAGTAGCGGCCAAGAAACCCGCAGCCAAGAAGTCTCccaagaagacaaagaagcccGTCGCTGCCGTCAAGAAAGCCACCAAAAGCCCCAAGAAGGCCAAAAAGCCGGCGACTCCCAAGAAAGCAGCCAAGAGCCCCAAGAGGGCCAAAAAGCTGGCGACCCCCAAGAaggtaaaggctgtaaagcccaAAGCAGCGAAGGCCAAAAAGGCTCCCAAGAAGAAGTAA
- the LOC113663771 gene encoding histone H3, translated as MARTKQTARKSTGGKAPRKQLATKAARKSAPATGGVKKPHRYRPGTVALREIRRYQKSTELLIRKLPFQRLVREIAQDFKTDLRFQSSAVMALQEASEAYLVGLFEDTNLCAIHAKRVTIMPKDIQLARRIRGERA; from the coding sequence ATGGCAAGAACCAAGCAGACCGCCCGTAAGTCCACTGGTGGCAAAGCGCCCAGGAAGCAGCTCGCCACTAAGGCTGCTCGCAAGAGCGCCCCGGCTACCGGCGGCGTGAAGAAGCCTCACCGTTACAGGCCCGGCACCGTGGCTCTGAGGGAGATCCGCCGTTATCAGAAGTCTACTGAGCTGCTTATCCGCAAGCTGCCCTTCCAGCGCCTGGTCAGAGAAATCGCTCAGGATTTCAAGACCGACTTGCGTTTCCAGAGTTCGGCCGTCATGGCCTTGCAGGAGGCTAGCGAGGCATACCTGGTCGGTCTGTTCGAGGACACCAACCTGTGCGCTATTCACGCCAAGAGAGTGACCATTATGCCTAAGGACATCCAGCTGGCCCGCCGTATTCGCGGAGAGCGCGCTTAA